TCATTAAATGACGTCTACAGTAAACCTTTGGTCTTCTGCTCTTTTCTAAGATCGTTGTAGCCAATCAAAGTGCTGCGGgacagtccccccccccacatatCGTCATTTAGCGGATGTCCTACAGTCACCAAATGAGTTTATTTACGccgttttaaaaagaaaagttgtgcTTTTTAAAGCGGCTCAAAGCGGATCTATGACCTGATTAGCATCGAGAAGCAGGAGTTGGACACAATGTTTGAAGCAGGAATTATAAACTATGTGACGAGGAAAGGAAAACAGCCACTTCAGCCCCAATGATTGAGTGTAGTTATGTCAAAATATGAATCAGTAATCTAAAACAATCACAAAAAATACTCAAAACACTAGATAAATATTTTTCCTTCTTATATGTAACTTATTGGGGCATTCAGATTAAAGTTATGGGCGATGCCGTCACGTTTTACTGGAGTCAGCCGAGACCCAACAACTccaacaagaccaggtgaaacaaaaggaaggaacgaaagaaagaaaggataGAAGGCAGGAAGGGCACATGGGAGGAtgaaaggaaggacacatggCAGGAAGGGTgtaaagaaggaagaaaggtGGCATTAAAGGAAAAAAGACACGGCAAGaagaagggaaggaaggaagaacatATGACAGGAAAGATGGGGGGGGCATGGAGGACACAtggtaggaaggaaggatacagagaaggaaggaaggatacagggaagaaaggaaggaaggacatatAGCTGGAAGGatggaaagaagaaaggaagggCACATGACAGGAAGGAAGATAGAAAGTTAGGATGGAGGgcagaaaggaaggaagaaagggagAACAcaaggcaggaaggaaggaagaaaggaaggaaggaaggaaagatggGGGAAGAAcggaaggaaggacacatggcaggaaggaaggatacagagaagaaaggaaggatagAGGGAAGAAAGGAACGACACatggcaggaaggaaggaagaaagttAGGATGGAGGgcagaaaggaaggaagaaagggagAACACAAggcaggaaggaagaaaggatagAGGGAAGAACGGAAGGACACATGGCAGGAAGGAAGAAAGTTAGGATGGAgtgcaggaaggaaggaagtaggaAGTAAGGCAGAATACCACATTTCTAATAAACGTAGAAACCttcccagctgcagcagctcttcTGTCCAGAAGAACATGAGCTGCATGATGGACACTTTGTGTCGGCCTGAGGACGACTGAGTATATAATAAGTATATAGTATGAGTAAGTAGTGAGTATATAATAAGTATATAGTATGAGTAAGTAGTGAGTATATAATAAGTATATAGTATGAGTAAGTAGTGAGTATATAATAATCTATAGAATAATCAGCAGAGCCCAGAAATAAAACCACGACGGGTCACAAGAGGCCTGAAGGCTGGAGGCTCACGCTTTAGCTGAGACACCAACAGCCCCGGTCCTGGTCACAGCTCCACAGGaatcattatttattatttttaggaCACTTTCTACTGTCTAATATTCATCCCTCCGTACAAAACAACCAACAGCATCATCTCAGCGGTTCCAGCGTTAAAACACGGATTTCtgttataaatgttaaaacaaaaagtccAGCTTTTTAAAGACTGATCAAGAACTCTGATAAAAAGCAcctcctaataaaaaaaaagccttaaagtCCGTCCCTTGGACCCctaacaggtaaaaaaaaaaacaaaaaaaaaaaaaaacaacaaaagtaaaaaaaagaagaaccgcaaaaacggatctaaaagtaagtaaaatgttcttaaaaatagtgtttttgtcctagatttgagcaggtaaataatattatctaccaatgaaatgagtattttgacccctaaaataagataattagatatactccacttgaaataagacgatggagatgagttgttcccattttaagtgcaaaattcttattccattggcaaaccatcttatttacccgctcaattcaaggacaaatacactcattttaagaacattttacttattttcagttgCGTTTTTGCAGTTCATGTCCACTTTCAAGCTCCCACCTTTAGTTTGTCAAACTTGTCGTCAACGTCCTGTAACCAGGACATGAACTGCCGGGCGTTGAATCGGTCCCTCACTGACGTTTTCCCATCATCGTTCTGCAAACACAAACGACAAATGTGACCCCGCGTCAAcacaacagtgtgtgtgtgtgtgtgtgtgtgattgctCAGGCAGCTCAGTGACGCTAACCTGGATGTCCTGAGGCATGTTGTACACTTCTGCATCCAACAGGACGGTGCAGGCGCTGAAAGGCAGCGTCTGATTGGCTAGTGTTCTTGCAGCCCTGTAATGGACTCTCAGGACCTCCTGCTCATTTGAAACAATCAACTTTTCCTGagaaaagaattaaaaaaaaacagcacagaaagaaaagacCAAAGCGAGTTAGATTTAGGACTGCGGCCAAACTACAGTGATGTCCGGCGTGAATCCACGTACCCGCTCAATGCTGTGCTGCAGCCGTAGCTTCATGCGGACAACCTCTTGCTGCTTGAACATTTCCTTCAGAGGCTCAGGTAGTGATGGGGGCGGCGTTATCTGTGCAaagattattgttattattctcCAATGCCTTAAACGTTTTTATGTGTAACTTGTTCTGTCttaattttaaacacattaagtGTGAAAACTGCCCTTTGGTTACGTTACGGCCACAGGCCTCGGGGCGTTCATGTGATGGTTAAGTGGCAGGAAAACGTTACATGGTCTTTATAGCTAAAACCCAAATATACGACAAACAGGACGCTGACGGTGCAATTATaacacataaataaaacctTCTATTGTAGCCGACACCTGAGCAACAACTAAAGCAGTGAAACTCTGATGTTTATgacatctaatgtagaacagattactggatcaatgtgtgcttctgtgcttttttgtctcttgttgtgtctctgctctgtcttctctaacctccagttggtcgaggcagatgaccgttcatactgagcctggttctggttctgctgaaggttttccttcccgttaatggggagtttttcttcccactgtcgcttcatgcttgctcagtatgagggattgctgcaaagccatcaacaatgcagacgactctccctgtggctctacgcttccccaggagtgaatgctgcttgtcgggactttgatgcaatcaactggtttccttatatagaaaatttttgaccaatctgtataatatgattgaatttgagttagtaaagtgccttgagatgacatgcttcatgaattggcgctatataaataaaattgaattgaactgaagaCGTTTAGATTTGGCCCCTGCACCGTCTTGGTGAACTGATGAATATCAGGGTCGTTGTCCTCCAAACAGCATCATGCATGCAGGCCAAtatacaccattagtttctttttttctggaaatgttatgcatatattgcagaactaaatgcatcctaaagctagcaattttaaattacttttacatttagaaacattgaccatTTCCCCCctaagtttttaagagccagagctgaaggtgtaaagagccacaggctgcagaCTCCTGGACTACGGCTTTCTTCTTGGACGTCTCCCATAAAACGCCAGATTTGCTGCCCTGTcgacacctgagctgtggacacctgcagctcctccagagctaccaggAAGCTACCGGCTCGCTCACCTTGCCTGGCCTGTCAGTGTAGGTCAACCATGTGTTtgtaggttttttttagaaCGACACAAAGCATGGAAGTGCGAATGTCGGATTAATCTAAGTGTAATATTTGATAAACTAATATTTGAAGCGATCTGTACAAACCCAGTAAAGCGTGTGGACCTTTGGACGGACTTTAAATAGGCAGCCACACCCACCAGACCGGGTTAATCTCAACAAATATTGtcaatgcaaaatattttaagtgcatataatagttgtgtgtttatgttttattgtgCAGCCTCAGTGCGCAGTTTGATTTCCAGTTTTTGGACAATCGCTTTCAACATCTGCTTTCAAAAAGGTACATATTcacgttatttgacattttttaaaaatgtatacggcAGTAACTCACTTTGGTTGTATACAacgaaagattatcatgtcctgctggcgtagtatttgttgcttttgtcttttaaagctttgtttttggcCTTTTCCATGCATATTTACCATTACAACATCACGTTACGTCACCTTACTGCGAACAATCTGTCAACGAGCCGAAGCTGCAATTTTCCTCGACTGTGGACAGGCGACCATCTGGCTTTCTAATAGTTCTGCGGTtctgccagtagatggcgccacgtctgtttatgttatatttaggctcaaaaaggatcAAAACACCATCTGGACGGACGCTCAGATTATATAGCCTCATTTTATCGtaatcaactggattttggtctttttggtacaggcatataacgtggctatgcacctttaaacatctccacatCTTCCTgatgtgctccttggtcttcacgaGTCCCTTTGTTCACCAATGTTGCTcctaacaacttttttttttcatagtttggctgatcctgcaacttttagtcATATAAAGTatataacatgtttttaaatggcaATTCATACTGACTGACATGAACTAACGAGTAAACATTACTGCCCAtaaccacaagagggcgctccaggcttgtgaaaactatatgctgctcctgaactacttaaaattaattgaaacattaacttatagacaacaaagtcTGAAAACATGCTTGTTTGTCgtttcgctgtttcagtatCATTCAGGCAGCGGCACGCTGAGAGGTGCAGCTCAAAGTAGGGGTGCGcgatatgaaaaaaaatctaataccacgatatctttgggctatatcacgatacacaatatatatcacgatatgttcaaataaccttgaaaaacaaatgtttttagccacatagtgcctaaagttgcattggtatatctcaaattaacatgtcaattttttttgtttgaaaaattaattgcaaaataaaaatttgtttaaaatgttgtattttagccatttttttttaaccacagctgcacatagaagcttttcacaaattacaatgtTGTCACATTAGAGCTGtttctgacacaaaataaacctgaaataaaagctgCTCTTTTGGGCTTAAGACATAAAGACTTGTATGATAAAAATGtctcaaaaacaaaagcttgtattgtgactataaaatcaactgagcagtcgcagctacatattcagagcatctcaaaaatatttccgttgctctttaggtgctgggaaattttaaacaaacattttttttcgtgtcatatgggatttagcaaaagaagacgccagtttcaacagttttacGGCTGGTATAATTAAAGTTtccttcagtgtgtgtgtgtgtttgtgtgtgtggggggggggggtcgacaCGCAGAGTTTACAACAGTCTTCATTTTGCACTCGATGACTTTTTAAGTGGAACTAATTTATGCTACTGCTACCGTTTGTGGCAATGGTGATACGGCATGTTTTGAAAATTACCGCATTTTGTCAGACGTCCttcttgtgaaatccaaaccacTGCCAGATTATTGACCCAGGGCTGTTTCTCTTCAgacttattttcttatttacctgAAACACTCACTGtcgccatagttctcgctgtctagTCAACGTAAGTAAGCGCATGGGTTCATTGTTGTGTTTCCATCAGAAATCTTTCTGGTTTGGAGGAGGAGCGAGTGATGCATTCACAGCATGTGGGGAAAACTAAACTCACAGTCAATTAAATACAGAAGCTCAATCTCTCCATGAAAATGGAGATGGTCacaataaagtaattttaacaATCGCGGAGGAAAACTTGAGATACATCGAGTATATTCcatatatcgcccacccctagcTCAAAGGAGAACCCAGTCCAAGACAGAGCCCCGTTACTGGGCTGTCCCTGAAGCTAATAGCAACTAGCGCTAGCTTACGGTGTCCGGGTGGTTTACGACTTCGCTGACCTTCccatgttgctctcaaacattcgtgtcgtactgttaggtTAGCAGGTCACTCCGTCACGCTCACGGTATAATTTCAGCTTAATTTTGACAGCTTATGCGTTTTGGCGAGAACTTTGCAGGTAACTTGCTAGCTGGAGTTGCtagcttgttatgctaattcaCCCCATTTAAACCTCACAGGTATGTTTCATGTAATTCAGCCTGTTGTGGATGCAattttgtaatttaataaattaccttaccagattaaatgtacatttttagtcttggattttgtcaaataaatttctaaataaatctgacatatatgtatttttcctctttacaacacatttttttgactGATAAGACTTATAATATAGAAGAAAATATGATAGTTGCACTGGATTGTATTGTAGGGGGATTATTGCCAATGCACTCCCCACTTTTCAGGCTTTCTAACGTTTGTCATCGATGAAATGTGTGAACATGAGCTGGACTCACTGTGGGTATGCAGAGTTTGCTGAGCGGGTTCCCATCGAGGAGGTAGGATCCATTGAAGGTGACGTACTCATCGTAATACTGAGGCGGCTGGGGCGTGACGTTGCAGAGCACCTTGCGTTTCTCCTCGATCTTCTTGCGGATGTGCAGGAACTCGTAGTACGGGTTGGCCCTCTCCGTCTGGTAGGGCTCGATCTCCTCCAGCTTCACAGAGTCCACCATGGCAGCAAGAGACTGCTGGCACTTGTCCTTCTCCTGCTGGGCGCTGGAGTATAACTGGGAGTTGGACAGCTTGGGCATCTTTCTCTTGCGCGGATGGGGGACGTGGACGTCCACGTCCTCGTCCCCCGGGCGGACTTTGAGCTTGGCTCCAGAGGAATCCGAGTCTCGGTCTGCGGACTGTGGCGAGGAGCTCCCTGAGGTGTTGCCGCTGTCCGTCTGCGGCGCCGACTGGTCGGAGCTCAGACTCTGGTCTTCTGAGGCCGAGGACTCGGTTCTCTCCTCCGCCGGTGTGACGTCCATCGGCTCGGCAGGGATCTCCGCTTTAGGTTCGGACGCAGCGTCCAGGAAGGAGGTCGCTGCTGCAGCATCGACggcggcgccgctctctgagcTCGGCGGTGCGTCGGCCGTCTCCTCGGTCTTGTGTTCGGGGGCCACGGCGGACGGAGCGTCCTCCATCTGAACGTCGGGATCTGACGCCACGTCGTCCGCGGAAGGCTGGGATTTATCTGGATTATCTGCGGCTGAGTCTTCCTGCACCGCCGGGATCTCTCCTGCAGCAGAGCCGGCggtcggcggcggcggcggactCCCCGGCCCCTCCGGCGTCGGGTTCTCTGACCCCGTGTCCATGCTCTCCTGCGCAGGAGGCTCCACAGGTTGGTGGTCAGACGCCTGCGGGGCCTCTGGGCGGATCTCTGTGCTGGAAGAAGGGAGCGTCTCTCTCTGCTGGAAGGTCGCTGCGTCGTAGAGCGCCTCGCCGGACGCCAGCGGTCGGTCGGGCTCTTTGCTGCCGCTCTCTGCCTGCGAGGTCTCCGGCGGAGAGGAGGCGTCTCTCACAGCAGGCGGATCTGGGGAAGGAGGAGCTTTCTGCTCCGTGTGAGAGGCGTTGAGTTGTGGAAGGGTCTGGTCTTTGTTTGGAAGATCTCCCACAGGGAGCTGCGTCTCTGACCGTCCTGCGGCGCCTGCCTCCTTTTCCGTGACCGGGTCAGCTGACGGGTTCAGgtcctcctggttctcctcGGGGTCTGAGAACTCCTTCGCTTTGGGCTCCTCTCCGGCGGCGTTGGCGAGGCCGCACCTGGACGGATGCTCCACGCCGTCGCTCTCGGCGGACGAACTCGGGTCCTCCTCCAGGACGCTCTGGAGGAACTGGGGCTCGTGCCTCGCCGGCACCTGGCAGCTCTGGGGGACGTCTGGAAGACCGCCGCAGTCTCTGTCGTGGACAGACGGCGACCGGGCGGCTTGGATGACGAGCGAGGACTGGAGAAAGGCCTGCTGGGAGTCGGAGGTCTCCAGGTTGACGTCGGAGTCGTACTCCACGTGTCTGGGGGTCAGCGTCGTGGCCTGGTAGGAGTCCTCGGAGCTCGCCACAGAGACCAGAGAGACGGAGCGGGACATGAGGCCGCCGCGGTCGCCCTCGGGCCGCGGCGACCTGCTCAGGCAGCTCTCCACCACCGAGATGACCTTGGCGCTGATGGAGGGCACACACTTCCCGTCCAGGGACAGCGTCCTGTTGCCGGTCCCGTCCTTCGCCGGCTTCTCTCTGCCCTGGACGTCGGACGCCTCCGAGCTCTTCGAGCGCGTCAGCTCCTTGTTGGAGCAGAGCTCTGCCTTCGTTCGGTCTTTGGGTTTGGACTTCCCCGCGTCGCACGCCGGCCGCTGCTTGAGCCGCTCACGCTccttctgcttgatcttttcCAGATGTTTCCGGTGCCACAGCTCGATCTCCTGGTCCTTCATGCTGAGCATCCGCTCGAAGCTGGTCTGCATCAGGTCGTCGTTCACCAGACGCTTCTCCTTGGGCTTGGCGTCccgcgcggccgccgcggtTTTTGGCTTGCTCTTGTCTCCGTCCCCCTCGCCGGGCTTGGCTTTGCTGAGCCGGACCTGCTGGACGCGGTCTTTGTGCCGGTCCTTGTCCTTGTGTCTGTCGTAGTCTCGCTCCCGATCCCGGCGGTCGCGCTCCTTCTCTGGCGTCTTCGCGGCCTCCTCCTTGGACTTGGCGGGTGAGACCTTGCTGCCCTCGCACAGGTAGCTCCTCTTGTCTTctagcagcagcttcaggttgGAGCTGGAGGAGATGCCGCCGTCTTTCatcttgtctttctttttccGGTCACAGTCCTTGTCTTTCAGGCGGTCGGCCTTCTCCGCAGGCTTCCCCCTCCTGTCGCTGTTTGCTCGATCTCTCTCCTTGTGATCCCCGGCGGCGTACTCCCTGTCCGGTCGCTCCCTGTCGGAGCGCTTCTCCAGCTTATCTTTGCTTTTTCTGCCGTCTTCGTGTTTCTTGGTCGCGGATAAAGATTTCAGCTTCTCGTTGTCTCTGTAGCTTTTATCCCCGGGGCTGAGGGAGGAGACGCTTCCCGCTCTGTCCTTCTCCTTCCAGCGATCCACTGAGTTTTGCGGCTCGGCCTTGTCGGCGTGCTCCGGTTTCACCTTCTTCTCCTTGTCCAGATGTCTCTTCTCCATTTTGTCCGAGTCCTTTTCTTTCCCCGGAAGCCTCCTGTCACGCGAGGCCTTTTCCTGCTCCAGCTGTTCCTGATCAGCCGTGACGGGCTTCTCCTCCGTCTCCTCCTTGGCGGCGCTGTTCTGGAGCGACTCCTCGGGACTCCGGCCTGATCCGTGGCCGTCCGCCTTCTCGTCACGCTCGCCGGGCTTCGGGTCTTTCACCTTCTCCTCTTTCCGCTCCTTCTTCACGGCCTTGTCCTTTTCCCGCTCCTCTCGCGGCTTCTTCTCCTTGCCGCCGGGGTGCTTCTCCCTCGAGTTCCTCTCGTCTTTGACGGGAGAGCAGTCGGCCGCCTTCGGCACCGGGCCGATGTCCTCGCCGTCCTTTTTCGCCGCCGGGGGCTCGTCTGCCTCGTCGCTTTTGAAGAAGTTTTCCTTCCAGAACTCCCTGTCGAACTCCAGATTCCTGTGGCCCTCCTTCCTGGCCTCCTTCTGCCTGTGGTGGCTCCGCTCGGCCTTGTACTCCCTCCTGTGTTTGTCCTTCTCCTTGTGTTTGAGCTTGTGCTTCTTCACCACCTTCCCGTCCAGGTCCGTCTTGCGCAGGACGGCCTCGCCCCCGTCCACGCTGTTTCCTATGACGCCGTCCTTGCAGGGGCTGGCGCGGCCGTCGTCCCCGTCCCCGCCGGACTCCTTCTGCTGGTGCTTGCTCTTTTCCCGGTGCTTGCAGCCC
This genomic window from Fundulus heteroclitus isolate FHET01 chromosome 6, MU-UCD_Fhet_4.1, whole genome shotgun sequence contains:
- the ankrd12 gene encoding ankyrin repeat domain-containing protein 12 isoform X1, which codes for MAKPGGDRDGAMVDKQAGKKSKDKLSPFTKTPKLDRGELLGKEGKAKSSMKRKLSFTTSPPRTEERDSDTDDSDPGQSSETWGERLVPPCRIYADKDGPDKKKVKKEPGSRRSQSSNLLFGYPLSERKQMALLMQMTANSPDSTPSHPSQTTPVQKKVPSSASSRQKDKVNKRNERGETPLHMAAIRGDAKQVKELISLGADVNVKDFAGWTPLHEACNLGYYDVAKVLIAAGAEVNTQGLDDDTPLHDASSSGHKDIVKLLLRHGGNAFQANKRGERPVDVADSQELEKLLKGEAPLSDQDDSSSESEDPPSVNPSSVDDNMEDSDTEKELDGKPATKAAASSVPGMDEYEFKDEEEEEDLSKALNDRHIPRRELRQREKEEKERNHVAGKQSNKGDSSSKSKKQKGSRLHCSSDTSSDELESLPEKRNSPTCSQSSDGHKMDTRLKKDNAEQKDKGKVKKKSKSQNKNKENEEDGKENSKTLVLSLAAVSESNEKGREEDSFKMSFSPKDDSSVHLFHLSSIKSPKLNHSLADKQCPLKQENAKLTISDGPYNHYADADYCTESSSTKGCKHREKSKHQQKESGGDGDDGRASPCKDGVIGNSVDGGEAVLRKTDLDGKVVKKHKLKHKEKDKHRREYKAERSHHRQKEARKEGHRNLEFDREFWKENFFKSDEADEPPAAKKDGEDIGPVPKAADCSPVKDERNSREKHPGGKEKKPREEREKDKAVKKERKEEKVKDPKPGERDEKADGHGSGRSPEESLQNSAAKEETEEKPVTADQEQLEQEKASRDRRLPGKEKDSDKMEKRHLDKEKKVKPEHADKAEPQNSVDRWKEKDRAGSVSSLSPGDKSYRDNEKLKSLSATKKHEDGRKSKDKLEKRSDRERPDREYAAGDHKERDRANSDRRGKPAEKADRLKDKDCDRKKKDKMKDGGISSSSNLKLLLEDKRSYLCEGSKVSPAKSKEEAAKTPEKERDRRDRERDYDRHKDKDRHKDRVQQVRLSKAKPGEGDGDKSKPKTAAAARDAKPKEKRLVNDDLMQTSFERMLSMKDQEIELWHRKHLEKIKQKERERLKQRPACDAGKSKPKDRTKAELCSNKELTRSKSSEASDVQGREKPAKDGTGNRTLSLDGKCVPSISAKVISVVESCLSRSPRPEGDRGGLMSRSVSLVSVASSEDSYQATTLTPRHVEYDSDVNLETSDSQQAFLQSSLVIQAARSPSVHDRDCGGLPDVPQSCQVPARHEPQFLQSVLEEDPSSSAESDGVEHPSRCGLANAAGEEPKAKEFSDPEENQEDLNPSADPVTEKEAGAAGRSETQLPVGDLPNKDQTLPQLNASHTEQKAPPSPDPPAVRDASSPPETSQAESGSKEPDRPLASGEALYDAATFQQRETLPSSSTEIRPEAPQASDHQPVEPPAQESMDTGSENPTPEGPGSPPPPPTAGSAAGEIPAVQEDSAADNPDKSQPSADDVASDPDVQMEDAPSAVAPEHKTEETADAPPSSESGAAVDAAAATSFLDAASEPKAEIPAEPMDVTPAEERTESSASEDQSLSSDQSAPQTDSGNTSGSSSPQSADRDSDSSGAKLKVRPGDEDVDVHVPHPRKRKMPKLSNSQLYSSAQQEKDKCQQSLAAMVDSVKLEEIEPYQTERANPYYEFLHIRKKIEEKRKVLCNVTPQPPQYYDEYVTFNGSYLLDGNPLSKLCIPTITPPPSLPEPLKEMFKQQEVVRMKLRLQHSIEREKLIVSNEQEVLRVHYRAARTLANQTLPFSACTVLLDAEVYNMPQDIQNDDGKTSVRDRFNARQFMSWLQDVDDKFDKLKTCLLMRQQHEAAALNAVQRLEWQLKLQELDPATYKSTSIFEIPEFYIPLVEVNDDFDLTPI
- the ankrd12 gene encoding ankyrin repeat domain-containing protein 12 isoform X2, with amino-acid sequence MAKPGGDRDGAMVDKQAGKKSKDKLSPFTKTPKLDRGELLGKEGKAKSSMKRKLSFTTSPPRTEERDSDTDKDGPDKKKVKKEPGSRRSQSSNLLFGYPLSERKQMALLMQMTANSPDSTPSHPSQTTPVQKKVPSSASSRQKDKVNKRNERGETPLHMAAIRGDAKQVKELISLGADVNVKDFAGWTPLHEACNLGYYDVAKVLIAAGAEVNTQGLDDDTPLHDASSSGHKDIVKLLLRHGGNAFQANKRGERPVDVADSQELEKLLKGEAPLSDQDDSSSESEDPPSVNPSSVDDNMEDSDTEKELDGKPATKAAASSVPGMDEYEFKDEEEEEDLSKALNDRHIPRRELRQREKEEKERNHVAGKQSNKGDSSSKSKKQKGSRLHCSSDTSSDELESLPEKRNSPTCSQSSDGHKMDTRLKKDNAEQKDKGKVKKKSKSQNKNKENEEDGKENSKTLVLSLAAVSESNEKGREEDSFKMSFSPKDDSSVHLFHLSSIKSPKLNHSLADKQCPLKQENAKLTISDGPYNHYADADYCTESSSTKGCKHREKSKHQQKESGGDGDDGRASPCKDGVIGNSVDGGEAVLRKTDLDGKVVKKHKLKHKEKDKHRREYKAERSHHRQKEARKEGHRNLEFDREFWKENFFKSDEADEPPAAKKDGEDIGPVPKAADCSPVKDERNSREKHPGGKEKKPREEREKDKAVKKERKEEKVKDPKPGERDEKADGHGSGRSPEESLQNSAAKEETEEKPVTADQEQLEQEKASRDRRLPGKEKDSDKMEKRHLDKEKKVKPEHADKAEPQNSVDRWKEKDRAGSVSSLSPGDKSYRDNEKLKSLSATKKHEDGRKSKDKLEKRSDRERPDREYAAGDHKERDRANSDRRGKPAEKADRLKDKDCDRKKKDKMKDGGISSSSNLKLLLEDKRSYLCEGSKVSPAKSKEEAAKTPEKERDRRDRERDYDRHKDKDRHKDRVQQVRLSKAKPGEGDGDKSKPKTAAAARDAKPKEKRLVNDDLMQTSFERMLSMKDQEIELWHRKHLEKIKQKERERLKQRPACDAGKSKPKDRTKAELCSNKELTRSKSSEASDVQGREKPAKDGTGNRTLSLDGKCVPSISAKVISVVESCLSRSPRPEGDRGGLMSRSVSLVSVASSEDSYQATTLTPRHVEYDSDVNLETSDSQQAFLQSSLVIQAARSPSVHDRDCGGLPDVPQSCQVPARHEPQFLQSVLEEDPSSSAESDGVEHPSRCGLANAAGEEPKAKEFSDPEENQEDLNPSADPVTEKEAGAAGRSETQLPVGDLPNKDQTLPQLNASHTEQKAPPSPDPPAVRDASSPPETSQAESGSKEPDRPLASGEALYDAATFQQRETLPSSSTEIRPEAPQASDHQPVEPPAQESMDTGSENPTPEGPGSPPPPPTAGSAAGEIPAVQEDSAADNPDKSQPSADDVASDPDVQMEDAPSAVAPEHKTEETADAPPSSESGAAVDAAAATSFLDAASEPKAEIPAEPMDVTPAEERTESSASEDQSLSSDQSAPQTDSGNTSGSSSPQSADRDSDSSGAKLKVRPGDEDVDVHVPHPRKRKMPKLSNSQLYSSAQQEKDKCQQSLAAMVDSVKLEEIEPYQTERANPYYEFLHIRKKIEEKRKVLCNVTPQPPQYYDEYVTFNGSYLLDGNPLSKLCIPTITPPPSLPEPLKEMFKQQEVVRMKLRLQHSIEREKLIVSNEQEVLRVHYRAARTLANQTLPFSACTVLLDAEVYNMPQDIQNDDGKTSVRDRFNARQFMSWLQDVDDKFDKLKTCLLMRQQHEAAALNAVQRLEWQLKLQELDPATYKSTSIFEIPEFYIPLVEVNDDFDLTPI